TATGTCTAATGTTCAAAGTCTCAGAAAAAGGGTCTTACTCTGCCACCTTGAACATTATGCTCTTCGTTTCTACCAGCATATTATATAAGTTGACAAAAACTATTGTCATTTACAACCATGGATCCAAGGATAACTGCTGCATTTCAATGTATTCAACAAATTTGATCCATCTACACTCCCTCTTTTtgggaaaaggaaaggaaaagattagcTATCATTTGCAAACATTTTTATTCATTCAATGGACTGAAGATGCTTCAATTTGGAGCAATGTAAAAGACTTTATCTGATATGTGCATAAAGTATAAATTAGATCCACATCATACAGATATATATACATTTCTTCAATTAACCTGATGATACTTTCAAATGATGCATCTGTTAAAGCTTGTTTTACATGCTATTGTTAGGTGTTGTATCTTGACTCACCCACTTGCCAGCAACAGTATCAGGCGAGCACACCTCAATGTTCGGTACTAAACAAGCATCATCTTGAGTCACAACAGCATCCATGTCTTTCTTTTCTGACTTGCTGGTCGCACTCTTGATCGCTTTTAGCACCTGAAGAACCTCCTTAAAGGTTGGCCTCATGTCCCCAGCAGGTTGCAAACACTTGAATGCCAGTTCTGCAACCATGGTGATCATCCTCCTTGTTAACTCATCAGATTGGTACCAAAGCTCAGGGTCAACCAATTTAACCATTTCATGGTTCTGAATCTTGGTGATCGCCATGTTAGCTAAATTAATCTCACTCCTTTCCCTTTCGATATCAATGGCTGGCTTGGAGGATATAAGCTCAACAAGCACCACCCCAAAGCTGTAGACATCACTCTTATCAGTGAGTTGGAAACATCGATGGTACTCTGGGTCCACATACCCCGGTGTGCCTTGTGGAGCAGTAGATACATGTGTAGCATCAGTTGGAAAGAGGCGAGAAAGCCCGAAATCTGCAACTTTTACATGAAAACTGCAGTCTAGTAGAATGTTTGTAGTTTTGACATCGCGATGCATGATTGGAACTGCATGTAAGTATGCAAGAGCATCAGCTATCTCAATGGCTATGTTCAGACGCATAGACCATGTGAGGATCCTTTCAGTAGCGCGGCTCCCATGCAGATGATCGGCAAGGGTACCATTTGGTATAAATTCATAGACAAGGAGGAGCTCATGACTGTGTTGTGAAGTGCAGCCATATAGGCTGACTAGATTTTGATGACGAAGATGGGAGAGAATCTTCACCTCATTCATGAAGACCTCGACCCTCTTGTAGTTTTTCCCATAGAGGCGCTTGATTGCAACTGTTCGACCATCTCGGAGTTCACCTAAATAGCAGAAAGAAGATTGACTGAATATGTTCAAGCAGGATCAATGCTGCAACTTATATGGAAACTAATACTGTTTTGCCTTGCACCTTTATAGACGGTGCCAAAGCCTCCATCACCAAGTTCTCTCGATGGATGAAAGCAATCAGTAGCTTCCAAAAGCTCCTCAAAGGAGAAGACATGGATTTGGAAATGATCACTCATTGATGTGTCCTTCAGGGAATAATTTCTACTGAGAGACTTGGAGGATGCagatttattttggctttttcgGAGTTTGCAAAGGAGAAAGATGATAGCACATGCTAGAGCAATGAAACCAGCTGATCCAGCAAGACCTGTATGAGAATTTCATGATTGAGTGGTAGCAGAGATCAAAACAAGCATAACATTTGGCTGGATGATTGCACAAGTATTAGGCAAGACAATCCAACCGTCTAACACAGTCATGATTTTAAATCTTATGTAAAATAGTCTGAGAGGAGATCATTGGAAGAAGAAAGAGCAAACTCAAAAACTAGATGATAAACTAAAGATCTCGCGGTCACATTTATGGAGAGGCATGGTTCGTTTTGCCGGTAAAACTGAACCAAAACCATTACCTTTTTCAATTTGAAGTAAAATCAAACCAAAACTAAACTGAAACCAAAATGTCCGAGTCGAAATAAAACTGAAAATTTTAAATTGGCACTGGTGGGAACTGAGAACAACGTTAGCATAGAGTTTTGGTATTGTCATTAATGTGAAAGTAGGGAACTAAGCTAAGATGTCCAAAGGGGGAGGATATAGAACACCAATGGCATAGCCAAACGATGACACAAATGGATGATCAGTATTGAGTACTAGGGAAGCTACATGCATTGACTAATCTGAATTTTTTGATGCATGAGGTAGTTAAATCTGTTTTTTCTCAAAGTTATTGATGAATGAGAAATCAGTGTGcataaaataaaagtaaaatgTTATGAAACCCATCTCAAGGTGATTGCAAGAATGTTCCTTACCTGCCGCTAATTTCCACCTTGAATTCTTCCCTGCACATCAAGAACAAATCACGTCCATATTAGAGAACAATCTGTTCTGAACGTTCTTGCCCGTAGTTATGAGAAAATACGAGTTATACAGGAACATACTTACCACCACATCTGCTTGTATCGATTCCATCATGGCAAATGCAAATGAACTTTGCCATCGAACTGTCGTAGCCACATCGGCCACCACTATTGTTGCACGCTGCACAAGCTGGAGCAATCCAATTCGACAACCACCCGGTGCGTAACAAGGGATGATAGTCACTGCTGGCACTTAAATTAGAGTAGCTCATCACCGGCATAATAGTATAATTATTACAATTTCTATCAGGCAAGTTCGTGTGATCTTGAATGAACTCCCCGCCATAGAAGCCCATAGAATTAAAGCGAGAACAAGTAAGGTTTTCATAGTCTCGAAGATTAATTCCTTCAATCGAGCAGTTGTAGAGAAAGTAGATTTGCCTGTTGGTATTGCTAAGGGAAAAAGGGTAGACATCAAAGACGGTACCTGAGAGAAGTAATATGCAGGGATCGTAGTCGCCAAATGTAAGTTGAATCGAATTGTTATTGTAGAAGATGTTGACGACGTTAAATGAAAAGCGAAAAAAAGTAAGAGTTAGGATTGAGCCGGCACATGATAGGGCAAAGGGAGGAGGGCCGCAGAAGGAGTGGTTTTGCTCAGTGAGGGAGAAAGGGTACTGGACCAAGTGTTTCCCGCATGTCCGCGGCGCGCAATCTTCGTACCGAGGAAGGGCCTCAATCGCCGATCTTTCTTCCACCAAAAAGAGGATCAAGAGCCCCAGCAAGATTTTGGACGacattggagaagaagaacgcACCAGGATTAGTTCCCACATCGCCGCGGACCGCAATCCCTAAATCTTGGAGCAGGGGCGAGCTCTGCTCCGCTCTCTGCCTGCCACTGAAGAAAGGATCCGGATCGAGGAGCTGGCTCTCCTAGCAAGAAGATAGAGATAGCAACTGCGGAAGAAGATTAGTCTTTACTCTTTGCAACGTCTCAACTCTCCGGTGGATGACTCTTTCCCCATTGTGGTACAGGTATGCAAATTGGCAGGCCGCCATTACCTGTAGGTTTGACTCTTATAAAGTCTGACTTGGTTAGCCATTTCGATGATAATTCGCACCAGATGACGGAAGATGAGAGCGATGGCATCGAAGGCTGCGGTAATCGCGATGTTGACTTCCGAAAGCTAATCGTATTATTGAATGACGAGTGGTGGAGTAAACTAGTTCATTCAACGAAGAAGATGAGATGTGACGTATTTCTGGTTTGAACGTGGTGCTTGTTGTCCGGTGACTGaggatttttgtttttttatgggAATTATGGACTTCTTTAATGTATCGGTATGGATTTTTTGATAGACCATATACAGTTGAGTGCGAGTTTAACCCAATCTCTGAGCCTAACATGGCCCATATTCATCTCTGACAAATTATTTGAGAGactaatttagattttttttggtcACTTTGAACTTTGAATAATATAAATTTCCATTGATGAGCAAGCCagtaatttgtattttttttttaaatcaaaatgagTGAATTAATTTGCAAGTCCCCTTAACTGTGTCTgtgcaaagtcaaagaaattgTGTCAACAAAATCCTACTTATCTTGTTCCAGTAGATTCTTCCTACTATTTGATTAGTAATCGATTGTCCTTCGTAGCCCCTTCCCAATATTTTCAAGTCCATGCAATGGAAGGTCAACTCCTCTGTTCGTATCTGGTTGTCACATCGATTAAGGTTCTAATTAATTCGGTCAGACAACGCCGCCTGCCACCCTACTCGTTGAACCGCAGCCGAATTCTTTGAGCGAGCAGTTTTTTTCTCACTCATCCATCTCCCCTGCAGACCCGGCATCCTATTCCTTAAACACGAAATCTAAAAACACAGAGGAACTGTCTCTCTCAAATGTGTTCAAAATCTTGTTACGACTCGAGAAAATTTTCCATTTCCTAACCAGAAAATACCAGCTACCATATCTTATATCGTTTTACCTTGAGCTCTTCTAACAAGCAGATCTTCTTCTTCTACAATTGCTGGAGGATCTACGTTGCTATCAAAACCCGTACCTTGTTCGCTGTAGAATATCAGCCTGTTTTGGAGGAGAATATCTTAGCAGCAGAACAAACTTGCCTGATGAAAACTGTCGTCTTGTGCCCCCTGGATTACAGTGCGCAATGACATTCCAACGGTTCCAAGTACTCACGGTTTCATTCACTGTCCGATGCTCCGTTAACACCGATGCCCGACCTTAACATTGATTTTGATATTGACATCGATTTTAATAAATAAGTTATAATTGATTGAACTAATAAATCTTAATcaataaatatatacaaaatatacataTGACAAAAAAGGATGGATCTAATGACAAGCGCATAAGGTATTGTCATCATAAAATCTGaaattcgaatctcgataaaaccTAAATAAATGCGCCCGAGCTATTCACCTTATTGCcatcttaaaagtaaaattaattttataactttatatatttaatcATTCCTCCCTtacaaaataatataaatattttactttttctcctttctcCTGTTTTTCTCCACTTGTTTTTCTCCCCATCCAAACATAGGGTTAAGGGACTTTTGTTTTACAGAGCCGCTGAAATTCCTAAGCCGGTTGCAGTCGAACTACTGGATCCGTCTCGGCCCATTAACACCGAGTAATAGTTATCATTTACACCTAAACTTCTTAAATCAACTTTACTAATTTGAAGTATTATGATTTTTAGAAAGTGAATATTCAAAAAATAGAGTTCCTTTTCactttttaaatcattttcatAATATATTCTGTACTTGTAAAATTTTTTCCCAATAATGAAATTGACAATGAATAAAAAAAACCGGGGAAGCAGAAGATTCCATAGGGCTTATAATTCTAACTCGGTGGCGACGGTTTAGCTTTGCCTCGTCGGTCGACGCGCACTTGATCACGGAACTAGCCGTTGTCCTGCCCCCATTTCAAACggccatctctctctctctctctctctctctctctattatTCGACGATCGGCTTACGGACAAAAACCCCCGACTGACGACTCCTCACATTCTCTTCTCATCATCGTCTCTCGACACCCTGTGGCTTCGGTTCCTGCTCGATCCGGTGAAGCGGCGAACGAGGTGAACGGAAGCATACCAAGGTGCATTTCCCTCTCCTTTATGTGATGTATAGTTGCCCTCGGGCGAGGAATTGATCTGTTGATTTGCGAGTGGGGGAGGATGGCAGATCTGTCCTTGCATTTGCTGAAACGATCTTAGGTTCTGGCACATTACGGAACTGCGAGGTCTTTTGCCAAAGCGAGTACTGTTTCCTTTCTATAGCCTCTGCTATTAGCCTCGGCGATTTCGCCGTGCACTAGCCGCGGCTTCGATAGGTGCGGCGGCATCGAATATTTGGTACAGTTCCCCCGTTGTTCTTCCTTATTTATGGTTGTCGTTGCTGTTGCGGATCGTGCTTGGCTCGGCTGATCGATGAGTGCTGGCCTGCTGGGTGAAGTTCCGATTCATGATTGTTTTAGATTCTCCCTTTGTTTTGTCGGTTTCTTTTTCTCTGTTATCTTCTCGTAATGTTTAGCTGATTTGTCATCTTGTTCACTTAACTAAGAAAGAAAGCCTAATGTTAGGACGAATTTTATATATCCAGATCTATCCACGCTAGAATGCATAAAACAGACTCCATCATAAGATCTGAGTGGGGATTAAAGTATGTGAATTCTTTCTCTGTTTTTTTCGGAGCTGGTTATTTGATCACTTAATTAAACTTGTTATGTCGATCTGGAATAGAAGTGAATAATGAAACATCACGCCTCTCTAAGAGTTTAACTCTTTGATATTGTTTAGTAATAGTTTGATGATAGAGTTTGGTTGTCTTATTATCTGTATCGGCTGATTACTCTGCGCGTCTATTGGATTGTTGAATAAGAGCTAGCCAGTTACTACATCGTAATCCTGAAATATATCTGGTTAGGCTCAAAGCTTCAGAAGAGGGTTGCGCTCTATCTTCCAAAACGACAAACATTTGCAACATCTCAACTGATAATTCACAATGATGACATCAGCTCGGATGCCTAGTACACCAGCCTCAAAGATTGAAAGGATGCCAATCTGTACCCCTGGAGGTTCTAAAGTAAAAGAGGAGAAAATTTTTGTCACCGTGCGTGTTAGGCCACTGAGTAAAAAGGAGCTATCACTTAAAGACCAAGAAGCATGGGAATGTGTTGATGACAATAAAATTGTGTTCAAGATGGCAGCTCAGGATCGCTCCAATTTACCAACTTCATATACCTTTGGTACACACAGACACAGACACTATTTTATCAAATAATTCTAGCTCCAATTACTTAAATTGCATAGTGGATATCTATCTGCAACTGTTATTTGCAATATGAAAATACTCACATCATTGGCTGATTATGTCAGACAGGGTATTTGGACCTACCTGTTTAACTGAGAGAGTCTATGAAGAAGGAGCTAAGGATGTTGCATTGTCAGCACTAACCGGAATTAATGGTATTGATTATGAGACTCTCTTTCTTAACTGATACAATAGTATGTAGAACCTATTAAATTTTCTTCTGATGATTCTACCATTTTGTCTGCAGCTACAATCTTTGCTTATGGGCAGACTAGCAGTGGAAAAACATATACCATGAGAGGGATAGCTGAAAAAGCTGTAAATGATATTTATAAGCACATACTTGATGTAACGATCTTGAATTCTATGCAATtaatctaactctgttttgtgaGAACATGTTTCCATTTTAAACTCGTATGTTTTTATTGTCTTAATGAGATTTAGACTCCAGAGAGGGACTTTACTGTCAAAATTGCAGCTATGGAGATATATAATGAGATAGTGAGGGATCTACTTAAGCCAGATTCTGGCCCCCTTCGCTTGCTAGATGATCCTGAGGTACTTGACTGTTTCTTTTATCTAATTGgaatttttgtcattttcatatGAAATTAACCAAATATCACTATGTGCACAGAGAGGGACAATTGTTGATAAGTTGGAGGAAGAAACAGTAAAAGATAGTCAGCATTTGAGACATCTAATTGAAATATGTGAAGGTTGATTGCATTTCTTTTCCTACTCTTTTCTCGCAACTTGTGCCGACTACACTGATCTAAAATTCTAATGCTTACAGCACAAAGGCAAGTTGGTGAAACAGCCTTGAATGATAACAGTTCCAGATCACACCAAATAATAAGGCTGGTAAGTCTATCAGATTTTTTTACCTGGTTTTTATTTTGGTCaagaatttaatatattaaaagtacAAGTTGATGCACTTTTTATTCCGCAGACAGTGGAAAGTGTTATGCGTGAGAATTCAGACTGTGTTAAGTCGTTTGTTGCGAGCCTGGTAAATTATTTTTGCCTTCCTTTGATGGTTGTCCTTGTTCTTGAAATATTTAGAGCTCAGTATTTCCCCCTGCAGAACTTTGTGGACCTTGCAGGAAGTGAGAGGGCTGGACAAACCCATGCAAGTGGGTCTAGGCTCAAGGAAGGGTGTCATATAAATCGCAGCTTGTTGAATCTTACGACAGTAATCAGAACCTTGAGGTCATGTTTCCTCATTTTCTAGTCTAAGTTTGCTAGCATCTCAGTTAATTCCTAAAGCATTAATATGTGCACCAAAAAACTTTTCATCCATCGTGCACCAAAAAACTTTTCATCCATCTTTTCCCGAGAAAATGCCAACTTGTGGTGTGAACTTTTATGTTGTTAAAATTGCAAAGAGTAAAATAGTAAAGAAGAGAAAGACGCATGCATAACTTTGTGTTAATCACTCATGTTTCTGTAACTGAATAGTTCCAAAAAATATGTACTGCTTACTTGGCAAATTGCTGTATGATATGTATGTGGTTAGGGAATTGGAAATAGGCAAGTTGCTTCTATACAAGAGGAAAAATGGCATTTGCTAGCTCATATAAATGCAAAGAGTATTATAGCAGAAAACCAATTCTCTGTGACTGATATCCTTTAGTTGTAAACTGATACTTAACTGAAGACATCACTCCACTGAAATTCAACTCCATCATTCCCCAATTGAGGATAAACTCTAGGTAACCCTCACAATTAAAACTCTTCATGTGAACTGAAAGTATTGCTCATTGACAATCACATGAACATCAGCAGAAATCTTATTTTTGATATGGCTCTCCATTTctgatttttaatacttttttaCTTCAAGTTTTGTCTCGATAATGGTCTAGTAAATCAATGTCAGATTTGAAAGTTGAACAGAAAGGATTGGGGATTTGATGTAaatctttatatattttttttctggtGCAGTCAAGGGAAACAAGGTGTTCATATTCCATATCGAAATTCAAAGCTGACACGTATATTGCAGAGCTCTCTAGGAGGGAATGCAAGGACTGCAATAATTTGCACTATGAGTCCAGCACTAGGTCATGTAGAACAATCTCGAAATACATTGTTTTTTGCAACTTGTGCTAAGGAAGTAATGAACACGGCACGAGTGAATGTGGTACGAAGGCTAACACTTGCCACTTGGATGCTTGTTTAGCAGTTGTTTGAGCAAAACACGCTTTTCCTTCTAAATGTTGTGATTCTTTTGTTCAATCAGGTTGTTTCCCAAAAACAGTTGGTTAAACAGCTGCAGAAGGAAGTAGCGAGACTTGAAGCAGAATTGCGCACGCCAGAAGCTTCTGCAAGCTTTGAAGCTCTTCTAATGGAGAAAGAGTTGAAAATTAAGCAGGTAATTATACTTCAACAAAATCCCATTTCATCTTTGCTGTACGTACTGCATATTATTATTATGAAAACAGAATAGTAAGTGAATCTATCTTCATAATCAGATGGAAATGGAGATGGAAACTCTGAAAAGAGAAAGGGACCTTACCCGATCCCAATTAGATCAATTACGTTCTAAAGTGGGTAATTGTCAGGTAATGCTAAGAATTCCTAATTCTGATAAGCGTTTGCTGTTGTATCTGTTGCAATCCTAATCCATGGATTTATATATATGGTATTTTTACCTCAGGGATTGAATCCATTTGATTCTCTGCCTCAAGGTTTGAATCCATTTGATTCATCCCCTTGTCGAGTGGTAAAATCTCTTACCTTTTCCGGCTTGTCACCAAATGGAAATGACAAGAGTCACAAAAAGGCAGAACGGACAAGAAACCCGATGAGGCAATCTTCAACTATTCCATCGATGCTTGTGCATGAAATACGAAAACTTGAACAATTACAAGAGCAGCT
The genomic region above belongs to Zingiber officinale cultivar Zhangliang chromosome 11A, Zo_v1.1, whole genome shotgun sequence and contains:
- the LOC122032155 gene encoding LEAF RUST 10 DISEASE-RESISTANCE LOCUS RECEPTOR-LIKE PROTEIN KINASE-like 1.2; translation: MWELILVRSSSPMSSKILLGLLILFLVEERSAIEALPRYEDCAPRTCGKHLVQYPFSLTEQNHSFCGPPPFALSCAGSILTLTFFRFSFNVVNIFYNNNSIQLTFGDYDPCILLLSGTVFDVYPFSLSNTNRQIYFLYNCSIEGINLRDYENLTCSRFNSMGFYGGEFIQDHTNLPDRNCNNYTIMPVMSYSNLSASSDYHPLLRTGWLSNWIAPACAACNNSGGRCGYDSSMAKFICICHDGIDTSRCGGKNSRWKLAAGLAGSAGFIALACAIIFLLCKLRKSQNKSASSKSLSRNYSLKDTSMSDHFQIHVFSFEELLEATDCFHPSRELGDGGFGTVYKGELRDGRTVAIKRLYGKNYKRVEVFMNEVKILSHLRHQNLVSLYGCTSQHSHELLLVYEFIPNGTLADHLHGSRATERILTWSMRLNIAIEIADALAYLHAVPIMHRDVKTTNILLDCSFHVKVADFGLSRLFPTDATHVSTAPQGTPGYVDPEYHRCFQLTDKSDVYSFGVVLVELISSKPAIDIERERSEINLANMAITKIQNHEMVKLVDPELWYQSDELTRRMITMVAELAFKCLQPAGDMRPTFKEVLQVLKAIKSATSKSEKKDMDAVVTQDDACLVPNIEVCSPDTVAGKWVSQDTTPNNSM
- the LOC122032592 gene encoding kinesin-like protein KIN-7A isoform X1, which encodes MMTSARMPSTPASKIERMPICTPGGSKVKEEKIFVTVRVRPLSKKELSLKDQEAWECVDDNKIVFKMAAQDRSNLPTSYTFDRVFGPTCLTERVYEEGAKDVALSALTGINATIFAYGQTSSGKTYTMRGIAEKAVNDIYKHILDTPERDFTVKIAAMEIYNEIVRDLLKPDSGPLRLLDDPERGTIVDKLEEETVKDSQHLRHLIEICEAQRQVGETALNDNSSRSHQIIRLTVESVMRENSDCVKSFVASLVNYFCLPLMVVLVLEIFRAQYFPLQNFVDLAGSERAGQTHASGSRLKEGCHINRSLLNLTTVIRTLSQGKQGVHIPYRNSKLTRILQSSLGGNARTAIICTMSPALGHVEQSRNTLFFATCAKEVMNTARVNVVVSQKQLVKQLQKEVARLEAELRTPEASASFEALLMEKELKIKQMEMEMETLKRERDLTRSQLDQLRSKVGNCQGLNPFDSLPQGLNPFDSSPCRVVKSLTFSGLSPNGNDKSHKKAERTRNPMRQSSTIPSMLVHEIRKLEQLQEQLGEEANRALEVLQKEVACHRLGNQDAAETIAKLQVEIREMRTFKSPNTEVGTCSMDANQNTGANLKEEITRLHTQGSSIASLEEKLESVQKSLDKLVMSLPGNNHSNEATPKSSKSQIKKKKMLPLTMSSNVNRPHLIRAPCSPLSASRQVLESEVENRVPESDTESHENILGSEKATPSKSEDGGDISSRDGTPRYHRSSSVNMKKMQQMFQNAAEENVRSIRAYVTELKERVAKLQYQKQLLVCQVLELETNESAGHDAAEGDDNMSELDKSPDAWNLRFEEQMHQIINLWDICHVSIIHRTQFYLLFRGAPADQIYIEVEVRRLTWLQQHFSEIGNASPAQLGDDSTITLSSSIKALRHEREFLAKRMQSRLTEDERQRLYIQWQVPLEGKQRKLQLVNKLWTDPNDTAHIEASADIVARLVGFCEGGNVTKEMFELNFALPSCKKPLLLGWQPISNFLRL
- the LOC122032592 gene encoding kinesin-like protein KIN-7A isoform X2, with the protein product MMTSARMPSTPASKIERMPICTPGGSKVKEEKIFVTVRVRPLSKKELSLKDQEAWECVDDNKIVFKMAAQDRSNLPTSYTFDRVFGPTCLTERVYEEGAKDVALSALTGINATIFAYGQTSSGKTYTMRGIAEKAVNDIYKHILDTPERDFTVKIAAMEIYNEIVRDLLKPDSGPLRLLDDPERGTIVDKLEEETVKDSQHLRHLIEICEAQRQVGETALNDNSSRSHQIIRLTVESVMRENSDCVKSFVASLNFVDLAGSERAGQTHASGSRLKEGCHINRSLLNLTTVIRTLSQGKQGVHIPYRNSKLTRILQSSLGGNARTAIICTMSPALGHVEQSRNTLFFATCAKEVMNTARVNVVVSQKQLVKQLQKEVARLEAELRTPEASASFEALLMEKELKIKQMEMEMETLKRERDLTRSQLDQLRSKVGNCQGLNPFDSLPQGLNPFDSSPCRVVKSLTFSGLSPNGNDKSHKKAERTRNPMRQSSTIPSMLVHEIRKLEQLQEQLGEEANRALEVLQKEVACHRLGNQDAAETIAKLQVEIREMRTFKSPNTEVGTCSMDANQNTGANLKEEITRLHTQGSSIASLEEKLESVQKSLDKLVMSLPGNNHSNEATPKSSKSQIKKKKMLPLTMSSNVNRPHLIRAPCSPLSASRQVLESEVENRVPESDTESHENILGSEKATPSKSEDGGDISSRDGTPRYHRSSSVNMKKMQQMFQNAAEENVRSIRAYVTELKERVAKLQYQKQLLVCQVLELETNESAGHDAAEGDDNMSELDKSPDAWNLRFEEQMHQIINLWDICHVSIIHRTQFYLLFRGAPADQIYIEVEVRRLTWLQQHFSEIGNASPAQLGDDSTITLSSSIKALRHEREFLAKRMQSRLTEDERQRLYIQWQVPLEGKQRKLQLVNKLWTDPNDTAHIEASADIVARLVGFCEGGNVTKEMFELNFALPSCKKPLLLGWQPISNFLRL